In Haloimpatiens massiliensis, the following are encoded in one genomic region:
- a CDS encoding IS4 family transposase, which yields MTNSQEYITAELEKILYEILPITSKRLKNLVNIIIGIILSESVIISKISEKLNDSYTDATEASKIKKIERFFTSKPINPDYLYSFFIEEILKKYVKRSANKKIVIMFDHTTIDDRFLILKFSLKVGKRAIPLWYKIFEYDEKYNKNFKHVKEGIAELYKIFSSYNYDVILLGDRGFKSVDLFQFIQELGWKYCIRCTKDLLVEIQGKGKIKYLEDIKPLKNGVKKFKSVLLTAKKYKCNLAVCKDIDSNDTWYLATNMDSKKAVREYKKRFVIEEMFRDLKSAGFNMEDTWTEDLTYFENLYLCLSIAYTWMIILGADCSKNKKSKIIGATKKIKNKVVRIYSLFRSGLKWFNRCYTSDRNKYKLKFDFVLYDI from the coding sequence ATGACCAATTCACAAGAATATATTACAGCAGAATTAGAAAAAATACTATATGAAATATTACCCATAACAAGTAAACGGTTAAAGAATCTAGTAAATATAATCATAGGAATAATACTTTCTGAATCTGTAATAATATCGAAGATATCAGAGAAATTGAATGATTCTTATACTGATGCAACTGAAGCTAGTAAAATAAAAAAAATAGAGAGGTTTTTCACTTCAAAACCAATAAATCCAGATTATTTATATAGCTTTTTTATAGAAGAAATATTAAAAAAATATGTAAAGAGAAGTGCTAATAAGAAGATTGTCATAATGTTTGACCATACAACGATTGATGATAGATTTTTAATACTTAAATTTTCACTTAAAGTAGGTAAAAGAGCTATACCCTTGTGGTACAAAATATTTGAATATGATGAAAAATATAATAAAAATTTTAAACATGTAAAAGAAGGCATAGCGGAGCTTTATAAAATTTTCTCTTCCTATAATTATGATGTTATTCTATTAGGAGATAGGGGTTTCAAAAGTGTAGACTTATTTCAATTTATACAGGAGCTTGGATGGAAATACTGCATAAGATGCACAAAAGATTTACTTGTAGAGATACAAGGTAAAGGGAAGATTAAATATCTAGAGGACATAAAACCCTTAAAAAATGGAGTGAAAAAATTCAAATCTGTATTATTAACAGCTAAGAAATATAAGTGTAATTTAGCAGTTTGTAAGGATATTGATTCTAATGATACTTGGTATTTAGCAACTAATATGGATAGTAAAAAAGCAGTTAGAGAATATAAGAAAAGATTTGTTATAGAAGAAATGTTTAGAGATTTGAAATCAGCGGGTTTCAATATGGAAGATACTTGGACTGAAGATTTAACTTACTTTGAAAACTTATATTTATGCTTAAGTATAGCATATACTTGGATGATAATATTGGGAGCTGATTGCTCTAAAAATAAAAAAAGTAAAATAATAGGTGCAACTAAAAAAATTAAAAATAAAGTTGTTAGGATTTATAGCTTATTTAGAAGTGGATTAAAATGGTTTAATAGATGCTATACTTCTGATAGAAATAAGTACAAGCTTAAATTTGATTTTGTACTATATGACATATAA
- a CDS encoding recombinase family protein has protein sequence MARTKNRETNTAVSQFSYNPTRWNLAKYIRLSKEDLNRGKDDSNSVTNQKKLLDDYYRQHLDEFESAETYVDDGCTGTDTNRADFQRLLADIYAKKVNCVIVKDLSRLSRNYTDAGSLIENLFVQMNVRFISLAEGVDSYLNPDSVSSILVPITNVMNDQYCYQTSKKIRQVFDYKKRNGEFIGSYAPYGYIKDPNDKHALLVDHEAAEVVKKIFSMCLSGMTVRAIVNHLNDHGVMCPSVYKQSQGLKYKCPNGQTQPMWSTITISNMLKNPVYVGDMAQGRNRVKSYKIHKIEAVPEKDWIVVPNTHEPIIDREAFEKVKQLLKRDTRTSPKQKQLYLFSGFLRCADCGRAMSRIASKELYVYYQCGTYKSLSKKACTMHSIKSTRLEAAVLYAIRQQVHLAVSYSAIVSKINLAPLKKSQSIRLNELITAKEKELTKIMRYKQALYQDWKDGHITHNDYRHMSEDYEQQNEAIGTVIANLKKERDELENGIDTENPFLATFRKHENIDKLTREILIELVDHIKVYEGGDISIRFKFADELRRIIQYIEVNSHLQVG, from the coding sequence ATGGCACGAACCAAAAACAGGGAAACAAATACTGCTGTTTCTCAATTTTCGTATAATCCTACACGGTGGAATCTTGCAAAATATATCCGGTTATCCAAAGAGGACTTGAATCGTGGCAAGGACGACAGCAACAGTGTCACCAATCAAAAAAAGTTGCTTGATGATTATTACAGACAGCACCTTGATGAATTTGAAAGCGCCGAAACCTATGTTGATGACGGTTGCACAGGTACAGACACGAACCGGGCAGATTTTCAAAGACTGCTGGCCGACATTTACGCGAAAAAGGTAAACTGCGTGATTGTCAAAGACCTTTCCCGTCTTTCCCGTAACTATACGGACGCCGGGAGCCTGATTGAAAATTTGTTTGTTCAGATGAATGTACGCTTTATCAGCTTGGCAGAGGGCGTAGACAGTTATTTGAACCCTGACAGCGTATCAAGTATTCTTGTTCCTATAACGAACGTAATGAACGACCAGTATTGTTACCAAACTTCAAAGAAAATCCGTCAGGTGTTTGACTACAAGAAACGTAATGGCGAATTTATTGGCTCCTATGCCCCCTATGGCTACATCAAAGACCCCAATGATAAACACGCTTTGTTGGTAGACCATGAAGCCGCCGAAGTGGTAAAGAAGATTTTTTCCATGTGTCTAAGCGGTATGACCGTCAGGGCTATTGTGAATCATCTGAACGACCACGGTGTTATGTGTCCTTCCGTTTACAAGCAAAGTCAGGGATTAAAGTACAAATGCCCCAACGGACAGACACAGCCCATGTGGAGTACCATTACTATCAGCAATATGCTGAAAAATCCCGTCTATGTTGGAGATATGGCACAGGGGCGAAACCGTGTGAAAAGCTACAAGATACACAAAATCGAAGCTGTACCTGAAAAAGACTGGATTGTTGTCCCGAATACCCATGAACCGATTATTGACCGCGAAGCCTTTGAAAAGGTTAAGCAACTGCTAAAGCGTGACACCCGCACTTCTCCAAAACAGAAACAGCTTTATCTGTTTAGCGGCTTTCTCCGCTGTGCGGATTGTGGCCGGGCAATGTCGCGGATAGCAAGCAAGGAATTGTACGTTTACTACCAATGCGGAACATATAAGAGCCTTTCTAAAAAAGCCTGCACTATGCACTCTATTAAAAGCACAAGGCTTGAAGCGGCTGTACTCTATGCAATCCGGCAACAGGTACATCTTGCAGTCAGCTATTCCGCCATTGTATCAAAAATTAACTTGGCTCCGCTCAAAAAAAGCCAGTCGATACGGCTGAATGAACTGATTACCGCAAAAGAAAAAGAGCTTACCAAAATCATGCGGTACAAGCAAGCACTTTATCAGGACTGGAAAGACGGTCATATCACACATAATGATTACCGCCACATGAGTGAAGATTATGAACAGCAAAATGAAGCCATTGGCACAGTGATTGCCAATCTGAAAAAAGAGCGGGACGAACTGGAAAATGGCATTGACACCGAAAATCCTTTTTTAGCAACTTTCCGAAAACACGAGAACATCGACAAGCTGACAAGAGAAATCTTAATCGAACTGGTTGACCATATCAAAGTATACGAGGGCGGCGACATAAGCATACGGTTTAAGTTTGCCGACGAGCTGCGCCGCATTATCCAGTATATCGAAGTCAACTCGCATTTACAGGTAGGATAA
- a CDS encoding DUF6870 family protein: MVNLEQIITMQDVDIATVDKSQLTDVSGIDFDNSLPQRERAAHILKQVKNPYCFRHGDTAVKVEFPEDGPPLQDVITNFLIRQKSGL; encoded by the coding sequence ATGGTAAATCTGGAACAGATCATCACAATGCAAGATGTGGATATTGCCACAGTGGATAAATCACAGTTGACAGATGTTAGCGGAATCGACTTTGATAACAGCCTGCCTCAAAGGGAACGTGCGGCACATATTTTGAAGCAGGTAAAAAACCCTTACTGCTTCCGTCATGGAGATACTGCGGTAAAGGTAGAGTTCCCGGAGGACGGCCCCCCCTTGCAGGATGTAATTACAAACTTTCTTATACGGCAGAAAAGCGGCCTGTAA
- a CDS encoding transposase has protein sequence MSRRKYTLEEKIGMIEELNSGLTNAQVCKKHGISSSTLSTFKRQLAVINATEPENYKATAKEKALADENRKLKELLGKKELELDMLQDLLKKKKYLK, from the coding sequence ATGAGTAGAAGAAAATACACTTTAGAAGAAAAGATAGGAATGATAGAAGAATTAAATAGTGGTTTAACTAATGCACAGGTTTGTAAGAAACATGGAATATCATCATCTACACTTAGTACATTTAAAAGACAGCTTGCTGTAATAAATGCTACTGAACCAGAAAATTATAAAGCTACCGCTAAGGAAAAAGCCTTAGCTGATGAAAATAGAAAGCTTAAAGAGCTTTTAGGTAAAAAAGAGTTGGAACTTGATATGTTACAGGATTTATTAAAAAAAAAGAAATACCTGAAATAG
- a CDS encoding IS3 family transposase has product MSLAKEYSEKGLKLARACKLLQISRTSCYPRKKAERNESTPTAKVGRPIPGYSYGINNCIVDDSIIETLLHEACEKYPFYGYKKITKILRKKHGLKINAKKVYRLSKKLGLLLPYVKHTKQGHLAVAREITGMNQLWQIDIKYVRSINGQFIVLTDIIDVYTRKLVGKEITKTATTNDALVAIQRALKENNVTRNIVLRSDNGPQFTSVKFEHFCKTNNIYHELIPTNSPNYNAHIESFHALLEKECITWNEIRDFTNGYMLINDYIKFYNDERIHGSLDYMSPNEFIKKTMN; this is encoded by the coding sequence ATATCATTAGCAAAAGAATATAGTGAAAAAGGGCTTAAGTTAGCTAGAGCATGTAAATTGCTCCAAATATCAAGAACTTCTTGTTACCCTAGAAAAAAGGCTGAAAGAAATGAAAGTACGCCTACGGCTAAAGTCGGAAGACCCATACCTGGGTATTCATATGGTATAAATAATTGCATAGTAGATGATTCAATTATTGAAACACTCTTACATGAAGCATGTGAAAAATATCCTTTCTATGGATATAAGAAAATCACTAAAATTCTTCGTAAGAAGCATGGATTAAAAATCAATGCTAAGAAAGTGTATAGATTGTCTAAAAAACTAGGTTTACTTCTACCATATGTTAAACATACAAAGCAAGGCCATTTAGCCGTAGCAAGAGAAATAACGGGAATGAATCAACTATGGCAAATAGATATAAAATATGTAAGATCAATTAATGGGCAGTTTATAGTGTTAACAGACATTATAGATGTCTACACTAGAAAACTAGTAGGTAAGGAAATAACTAAAACTGCAACTACAAATGACGCTTTAGTAGCTATACAAAGGGCATTAAAAGAAAATAATGTTACTAGAAATATAGTTCTAAGAAGTGATAATGGTCCGCAATTTACCTCTGTAAAATTTGAACATTTCTGTAAAACTAATAACATATATCATGAGCTTATACCAACAAACTCACCTAACTATAATGCTCATATAGAATCCTTTCACGCCTTACTTGAAAAGGAATGTATAACTTGGAATGAAATTAGAGATTTTACCAATGGCTATATGCTAATTAATGACTACATAAAGTTTTATAATGATGAAAGAATTCATGGTAGCTTAGATTATATGAGTCCAAATGAATTTATAAAAAAAACTATGAATTAG
- a CDS encoding cysteine-rich KTR domain-containing protein, whose protein sequence is MIEVQWLLCPICGNKTRLKIRKDTILENFPLYCPKCKQESLINVLQLNMSVIKEPDAKTQSR, encoded by the coding sequence ATGATTGAAGTTCAATGGTTACTATGTCCTATATGTGGCAATAAAACAAGACTGAAAATTAGGAAAGATACAATCCTCGAAAACTTCCCCCTATACTGTCCCAAATGTAAACAAGAATCTCTAATCAATGTGCTACAACTCAATATGTCAGTTATCAAAGAGCCAGACGCAAAGACGCAGAGCCGATAA
- a CDS encoding aminoglycoside 6-adenylyltransferase, whose product MRSEKEMMDLIIAVANNDVRIRAAYLEGSRANPNVPKDIFQDYDIVYVVTETRSFREDKAWIDRFGERLYMQYPEENIYYTSDVENCYGWLIQFTDGNRLDLHVKTLENVLNSLELYKTLVDKDNIMPQKQVLSDEEYWVKKPVPNQFYCTCNEFWWCLNNVAKGLWRNEIPYAMDMINFQIRPMLRRLLEWKIGIDNDFSVSAGKSAKYMDKYLPKGIYEQYLESYSKAQINAIWDAVFLMCDLFQKISLEVSEKLNFPYDLTEARNSKSYLERVKSLPSNATEIY is encoded by the coding sequence ATGCGATCAGAAAAAGAAATGATGGATTTAATCATAGCAGTTGCCAACAATGATGTCCGCATTCGTGCGGCCTACTTAGAAGGTTCACGTGCAAATCCAAATGTACCAAAAGATATCTTTCAAGATTATGATATTGTATATGTTGTTACAGAAACAAGGTCATTCAGAGAGGACAAAGCCTGGATTGATCGATTTGGTGAGCGCTTGTATATGCAATATCCAGAGGAAAATATCTACTACACTTCTGATGTTGAAAATTGCTATGGTTGGCTAATTCAATTCACTGATGGAAATAGATTGGATTTACATGTAAAGACATTAGAAAATGTACTTAATAGTCTAGAATTGTATAAAACACTAGTTGACAAGGACAATATCATGCCTCAAAAACAAGTATTGTCCGATGAAGAATATTGGGTGAAAAAGCCGGTGCCAAATCAATTCTATTGTACATGTAATGAATTTTGGTGGTGTTTAAATAATGTGGCGAAGGGATTATGGAGGAATGAGATTCCATATGCAATGGATATGATAAATTTTCAAATAAGGCCAATGCTTAGGCGGCTGCTGGAATGGAAAATTGGGATTGATAATGATTTTTCAGTCAGCGCAGGGAAATCCGCAAAATACATGGACAAGTATTTGCCGAAAGGGATTTATGAACAATACTTAGAATCTTATTCGAAAGCACAAATAAACGCTATATGGGATGCTGTTTTTCTCATGTGCGATTTGTTTCAGAAAATTTCTTTGGAGGTAAGTGAGAAATTAAATTTCCCCTACGATTTGACAGAAGCAAGAAATAGCAAGAGCTACCTTGAGCGCGTTAAAAGCTTACCGTCCAACGCAACAGAAATATACTAG
- a CDS encoding histidinol-phosphatase HisJ family protein, which translates to MFADYHVHTEFSDDSVYEMEEVVKDAIQIKMEEICFTDHVDYGVKLDWNDKKEIQYRDGMPMANVYYPEYFETIKELQYLYGDLIAIKKGMEFGVQVHTISQYEKLFVKYPFDFIILSVHQIDNLELWTQDFQKGKSQKEYNEKYYQELLEIVKQYKNYSVLGHLDIIIRYDKNGTYPFEKISDIVNEILKIVIRDGKGIEVNTSSYRYGLTDMTPSKDILTLYKKLGGEIITIGSDSHKKGQLGAHIENTKKVLFDMGFRYHCTYENMRPHFHKLI; encoded by the coding sequence ATGTTTGCTGATTATCATGTTCACACAGAATTTAGCGATGATTCTGTTTATGAAATGGAAGAGGTTGTAAAAGATGCAATACAAATAAAAATGGAAGAAATATGTTTTACGGATCATGTAGATTATGGAGTTAAGCTGGACTGGAATGATAAGAAAGAAATTCAATATCGCGATGGTATGCCTATGGCAAATGTGTATTATCCAGAATATTTTGAGACGATTAAGGAATTACAATATTTATATGGTGACTTGATTGCTATAAAAAAGGGAATGGAGTTTGGAGTACAGGTGCATACAATTTCTCAATATGAAAAGCTCTTTGTGAAATATCCATTTGATTTTATTATTCTATCTGTGCATCAAATAGATAACTTGGAATTATGGACACAGGATTTTCAGAAAGGAAAGAGCCAGAAAGAATATAACGAAAAATATTATCAAGAGCTGCTGGAAATTGTAAAACAATATAAAAATTATAGTGTTTTGGGACATTTAGATATTATTATAAGATATGATAAAAATGGCACATATCCGTTTGAAAAGATTTCAGACATAGTTAATGAAATTTTAAAAATTGTCATTCGTGATGGAAAAGGAATAGAAGTAAATACGTCATCCTACAGATATGGACTTACGGATATGACACCATCCAAAGATATACTTACTTTATATAAAAAATTAGGCGGTGAGATTATCACGATTGGAAGCGACAGTCATAAAAAAGGACAGCTAGGTGCACATATTGAAAATACCAAGAAAGTATTATTCGATATGGGATTTCGATATCATTGTACATACGAGAATATGAGGCCGCATTTTCATAAGTTGATATAA
- a CDS encoding MFS transporter: MFQLLLVIIYIAFISLGLPDSLLGSAWPSMYMEFGVPISYIGVISMIIAIGTVVSSLQSDKLTRKFGTGKITTISITMTAVALFGFSSSHSFGLLCFWAVPYGLGAGSVDASLNNYVALHYASRHMSWLHCMWGIGATLGPYMMGYALKHGQNWNAGYQYISFLQIAFAVVLFFSLPLWKNQKGTAEENDILAGKALPLKEVIQISGAKEVMLCFFCYCALEQTTGLWASSYLTLIKGFSIETAAGFASMFFIGITIGRVLSGFISMKLSDLQMIRLGQGIIAAGIIMMLLPLNEVISLVGLFFFGFGCAPIYPCIIHSTPSRFGADKSQAIIGVQMASAYVGTCVMPPLFGLIAKHINIVLLPVYLLIILLLMVMMHELLVKKTA; this comes from the coding sequence ATGTTTCAATTACTGTTAGTAATTATCTATATTGCATTTATTAGTCTTGGATTGCCCGATTCCTTATTGGGTTCGGCATGGCCATCCATGTATATGGAATTTGGGGTGCCGATTTCATACATAGGCGTCATTTCTATGATTATTGCAATCGGAACCGTTGTTTCAAGTTTACAGAGTGATAAACTTACCCGTAAATTTGGAACCGGAAAGATAACGACCATCAGCATTACTATGACGGCAGTTGCTTTATTTGGCTTTTCCAGTTCACACTCATTTGGTTTGCTTTGTTTCTGGGCAGTTCCTTACGGACTTGGAGCAGGTAGTGTTGATGCATCCTTGAATAATTATGTAGCACTTCACTATGCAAGCAGACATATGAGTTGGCTTCATTGTATGTGGGGAATCGGCGCAACTCTTGGGCCTTATATGATGGGATATGCCTTGAAGCATGGTCAGAATTGGAATGCAGGTTATCAGTATATTTCCTTTTTACAGATTGCTTTTGCAGTAGTTTTGTTTTTTAGCCTGCCGTTATGGAAGAACCAAAAAGGGACGGCAGAAGAGAATGATATTTTAGCGGGAAAAGCATTGCCTTTGAAAGAGGTAATTCAGATTTCTGGAGCAAAAGAAGTAATGCTTTGTTTCTTTTGCTACTGTGCTTTGGAACAGACGACCGGCTTATGGGCAAGCAGTTATCTTACCCTGATCAAAGGATTTTCAATTGAGACAGCGGCTGGTTTTGCAAGTATGTTTTTTATTGGTATTACCATTGGGAGGGTATTAAGTGGATTTATAAGTATGAAATTAAGCGATTTACAAATGATTCGTCTGGGGCAGGGAATCATTGCGGCTGGTATTATTATGATGTTACTGCCGTTAAATGAAGTAATATCTTTGGTCGGCTTGTTTTTCTTTGGTTTTGGATGTGCGCCAATCTACCCATGTATTATTCACTCCACTCCGTCCCGTTTTGGTGCGGATAAGTCACAGGCAATCATCGGGGTTCAGATGGCAAGTGCATATGTGGGAACCTGTGTGATGCCGCCGCTATTCGGCTTAATTGCAAAGCATATAAATATTGTTTTGCTGCCGGTATATTTGCTAATCATTCTTTTATTAATGGTGATGATGCATGAATTGCTGGTAAAAAAAACTGCTTGA
- a CDS encoding AraC family transcriptional regulator translates to MSIAKCNVTVNSSGEEVQKHGTSEFPIAFYEENLSSYSIPWHWHEDFEIIWVISGSIKVSVNSTEHILNKNQGIFINAGFLHSIHATNDGEYVLRSIVFHPRLIGSIDSIYWQNYIEPIIQNKNLPYILLDPFINWQDKILAYSISVWNRLYNTENGFEIYVRNELSQLILIVLTNHSICEAKPSIRNLRNADRIKTMLQYIQMHFSETITISTLARVALISESEVLRCFHRTIHSTPNQYLKQYRIQKACQMLIDTDMTSIDIAFQCGFQSSSYFTKTFREQIGCTPLEYRKRDQQC, encoded by the coding sequence ATGAGCATAGCAAAATGTAATGTAACAGTGAATTCTTCCGGTGAAGAAGTTCAAAAGCATGGAACGTCAGAATTCCCGATTGCTTTTTATGAGGAAAACTTATCAAGCTATTCTATTCCCTGGCACTGGCACGAAGATTTTGAGATTATATGGGTAATCTCAGGATCGATAAAAGTATCTGTTAATAGCACAGAACATATCCTAAACAAAAATCAAGGGATATTTATCAATGCAGGCTTTCTTCATTCCATTCATGCAACAAACGATGGCGAATACGTTTTAAGATCCATTGTTTTTCATCCAAGGCTAATCGGAAGCATAGATAGTATATACTGGCAAAATTATATTGAGCCGATTATCCAGAATAAAAATCTGCCATACATTTTATTAGACCCATTCATTAACTGGCAGGACAAAATACTCGCTTACTCGATTTCTGTATGGAACAGACTTTATAACACTGAAAATGGTTTTGAAATATATGTCAGGAACGAATTATCGCAATTGATTCTAATTGTGCTAACAAATCATTCCATATGTGAAGCAAAACCCAGCATTCGAAATCTTCGAAATGCCGATCGAATAAAAACCATGCTTCAATACATTCAGATGCATTTTTCAGAAACCATAACCATCTCTACTTTAGCAAGGGTAGCGCTGATCAGTGAAAGCGAAGTTCTGCGCTGTTTTCACCGTACAATCCATTCCACACCGAATCAGTACCTGAAACAATATCGAATCCAAAAAGCATGTCAAATGTTAATCGATACAGATATGACTTCTATCGATATTGCCTTTCAATGCGGATTTCAAAGCAGCAGCTACTTTACGAAAACTTTCCGAGAACAGATTGGCTGTACCCCTTTGGAGTACAGAAAAAGGGATCAGCAATGCTAA
- a CDS encoding DUF523 domain-containing protein, with translation MKVLVSACVLGCNCKYNGRNNRNEAVIEYLKGKEVLSICPEMLANMPIPRPCAEIVDEVVMDDKGNNVDSDYRKAVALALEKIEGEKIDLAILQSRSPTCGVNNIYDGTFTGKLISGQGLFAKALITKGYPVKDAEDFNM, from the coding sequence ATGAAAGTATTAGTAAGTGCATGTGTACTAGGATGTAATTGTAAATATAATGGAAGAAACAATCGCAATGAAGCTGTGATTGAATATCTAAAAGGAAAAGAGGTTCTCAGTATTTGTCCTGAAATGTTAGCCAATATGCCTATTCCCCGACCATGTGCTGAGATTGTTGATGAAGTAGTGATGGATGATAAGGGAAATAATGTTGATTCTGATTATAGGAAAGCAGTTGCGCTTGCATTAGAAAAAATAGAAGGAGAAAAAATTGATTTGGCTATTTTGCAGTCAAGAAGTCCAACTTGCGGAGTTAACAATATATATGATGGAACATTTACCGGGAAGCTAATATCTGGTCAGGGACTTTTTGCTAAAGCCCTGATTACTAAAGGGTACCCCGTAAAAGATGCAGAAGATTTTAATATGTAG
- a CDS encoding nitroreductase family protein produces the protein MSSLNDYIIIIQGGRIMDFLTLAKQRCTTRGFTGAQIPKDDLNQILSAGRVAPTACNKQPQRIIVVQSEENILKIKKAYQTFGSKCVFIVCRDRRDELIRPFDQKCSGDLDIGIVCDHLMLAARELNIGSVMVGLFDPAIISNEFHLPEYIEPTALLLMGYPEKGFLSPERHIAQRKEISETVMYEKYID, from the coding sequence ATGAGTAGTCTTAATGACTACATCATTATTATACAAGGAGGTAGAATAATGGATTTTTTAACACTGGCAAAACAACGCTGCACAACACGCGGCTTTACGGGAGCACAGATTCCAAAAGATGACTTAAATCAGATTTTATCGGCTGGACGTGTCGCCCCTACAGCCTGTAATAAACAACCACAAAGGATTATTGTTGTTCAAAGTGAAGAAAACATTTTAAAAATTAAAAAGGCTTATCAAACGTTTGGTTCTAAGTGTGTTTTTATCGTGTGTCGGGATCGACGGGATGAATTAATACGGCCATTTGATCAAAAATGTTCTGGCGATTTGGATATAGGTATTGTCTGTGACCACCTGATGTTGGCAGCAAGAGAATTAAATATTGGAAGCGTAATGGTTGGTTTGTTTGATCCCGCAATTATAAGCAATGAATTTCATTTACCAGAGTACATAGAACCGACAGCTTTACTCTTAATGGGGTATCCAGAAAAAGGCTTTTTAAGTCCAGAGCGTCATATTGCCCAACGCAAAGAAATAAGCGAAACGGTGATGTATGAGAAATATATAGATTAA
- a CDS encoding IS110 family transposase, whose translation MSNILFKNLFISVGIDVGADFSWMSIALPNQTFVGKPFKILHSNIDSLELAVSKIKEAEELYSLESRIFLESTGIYHYPLFCYLRDTGFNVNLINPIITKNSTNINIRKVHNDRFDSKKAALIGLKPDLKVSLMPSDLALDLRNLSREYYDLMDNRSAYVNKLQSELRMVFPEYLKIFSKITTNTSLTLLETYTSPDAFLNASKEEIIDSIRSTARFGLTYANNKYNAIIKAANDAKTFGYSVSSNFKRIRLYISFIRKYDEEISSILSEMHKLVDENENTDFVKQIHLIETFKGAGFLSAVSLMGEIGDFSAFNSPKQLFAYFGLDPAVKQSGNFNGTKISMSKRGSRIARRVIHTMALISISKNKDGSAKNQVLREYYLLKCQSKPKMIALGAVMHKVCNILFAILRDGKEFEIITPEEHQKNYLKAKCGFAA comes from the coding sequence ATGTCAAACATTTTATTTAAAAATTTATTTATCTCGGTCGGTATTGATGTTGGTGCAGATTTCAGTTGGATGTCTATCGCACTTCCTAACCAGACCTTTGTTGGAAAGCCTTTTAAAATACTACATTCAAACATTGATTCCCTTGAACTCGCTGTTTCTAAAATAAAAGAAGCAGAAGAGTTGTATTCTTTGGAAAGTCGCATTTTCCTAGAATCCACGGGAATTTATCATTACCCACTCTTCTGCTATCTTCGTGATACTGGATTTAATGTTAACCTAATTAATCCTATCATCACTAAGAATAGCACAAACATTAACATTAGAAAAGTGCATAATGACAGATTTGATTCAAAAAAAGCTGCCTTAATAGGCTTAAAGCCAGATTTAAAAGTATCTCTTATGCCATCAGATCTTGCTCTTGATTTAAGAAATCTTTCAAGAGAGTATTATGATTTGATGGACAACCGTTCTGCTTATGTGAACAAACTTCAAAGTGAACTTCGGATGGTATTTCCAGAATACCTTAAAATTTTTTCAAAAATAACTACTAATACATCATTAACCTTATTAGAAACATACACATCTCCAGATGCATTTTTAAATGCTTCCAAAGAAGAGATTATTGATTCTATAAGATCTACAGCTCGTTTTGGGCTTACATATGCTAATAATAAGTATAATGCCATTATAAAGGCTGCCAATGATGCAAAGACCTTCGGTTATTCTGTAAGTAGTAATTTTAAGCGTATTAGATTATACATAAGCTTTATTCGAAAGTATGATGAAGAGATTTCTTCTATACTCTCTGAAATGCATAAGCTTGTTGATGAAAATGAAAATACTGATTTTGTAAAGCAAATTCACTTGATTGAAACATTTAAAGGTGCAGGTTTTCTTTCTGCTGTAAGCCTCATGGGAGAAATCGGAGATTTCTCTGCGTTCAACTCACCAAAACAGCTTTTTGCTTATTTTGGTTTAGATCCAGCAGTAAAGCAATCTGGCAACTTTAATGGCACAAAAATCAGTATGTCAAAGCGAGGCTCTCGAATTGCCAGAAGAGTAATTCACACTATGGCATTAATCAGCATAAGCAAAAACAAAGATGGCTCCGCCAAAAATCAAGTACTTCGAGAATACTATCTTTTAAAGTGCCAAAGTAAGCCTAAAATGATTGCTCTTGGGGCAGTTATGCATAAAGTTTGTAACATATTATTTGCCATTCTTCGTGATGGGAAAGAATTTGAAATAATTACACCAGAAGAACACCAAAAGAATTATCTCAAAGCGAAATGCGGCTTCGCTGCGTAG